In Legionella sp. PATHC035, a genomic segment contains:
- a CDS encoding nucleotidyl transferase AbiEii/AbiGii toxin family protein, which yields MGRETTDLDFLARNIQAAQERIVPLVESICTIELADGFIFEIMKVRNLEHVPMHYPGFRLSLRVILFPERYNSVGYWGR from the coding sequence ATTGGTCGAGAAACAACTGATTTGGATTTTCTTGCAAGAAATATTCAAGCGGCACAAGAACGTATCGTTCCGTTGGTTGAGAGTATCTGTACTATTGAACTTGCAGATGGTTTCATTTTTGAAATCATGAAAGTGAGGAATTTAGAACATGTTCCTATGCATTACCCAGGATTTAGACTCTCTCTTAGAGTAATTTTATTCCCTGAAAGATACAATTCAGTCGGATATTGGGGTAGGTGA
- a CDS encoding polyprenyl synthetase family protein — translation MMNAEIYLKEYQTRINHFLSHEACLLPAENRQPSELHKAMRYAVLNGGKRIRAALVYATGEALGADFDVLDQIGSAIEMIHAFSLIHDDLPALDNDDLRRGKPSCHKAFSEATAILAGDALQTLAFETIASLDKNKIKAEIELEMIRLLARAIGSLGMAGGEELDIEMKDKDVNLNDLENTYKLKTGYLLTASILLGALAANCHDKKILNNLHQFGNYIGLAFQIHDDIIGIESDTQTLGKPQGSDQERNKPTYPTLIGMQKAKQKENEIFNKALKHLKKTGIPVHKLEAIARYVVDRNF, via the coding sequence ATGATGAATGCAGAAATTTATCTTAAGGAATATCAAACACGAATTAATCATTTCCTGAGTCATGAAGCCTGCTTATTACCGGCAGAAAACAGACAACCCTCTGAGCTGCATAAGGCGATGAGATATGCCGTATTAAATGGAGGAAAGCGTATACGCGCCGCTTTAGTCTATGCTACAGGAGAAGCGCTAGGTGCTGATTTTGATGTGCTTGATCAGATTGGTTCTGCTATTGAAATGATTCATGCTTTTTCTTTAATACATGATGATTTACCTGCATTAGATAATGATGATCTACGTCGGGGTAAACCTTCATGTCATAAAGCATTTTCTGAGGCTACTGCTATATTAGCTGGTGACGCGTTACAAACCCTGGCTTTTGAAACTATTGCCAGTTTGGATAAAAATAAAATCAAAGCTGAGATTGAACTAGAGATGATTAGGCTCCTGGCGCGAGCAATTGGGTCTTTAGGGATGGCTGGAGGAGAAGAGCTTGATATAGAGATGAAGGATAAGGACGTAAATTTAAATGATCTGGAAAATACTTATAAGTTAAAAACCGGATATTTACTTACTGCGAGTATTTTACTGGGTGCCTTAGCCGCAAATTGTCATGACAAAAAAATTTTAAATAATTTACACCAATTTGGAAATTATATCGGATTAGCATTTCAAATCCATGATGACATTATTGGAATTGAATCGGATACCCAGACTTTAGGTAAACCTCAAGGTTCGGATCAAGAAAGAAATAAACCGACTTATCCAACCCTAATTGGGATGCAAAAAGCAAAACAAAAAGAAAACGAGATTTTCAATAAAGCCTTAAAGCATTTAAAAAAAACCGGGATTCCTGTTCATAAACTGGAGGCGATAGCTCGTTACGTAGTAGATAGAAATTTTTAG
- a CDS encoding hydroxymethylglutaryl-CoA reductase, degradative, producing MNNIGLNSKNIWEGFSKLTKNEKLERLIEMGFLDPQCVDELQHGATIKEELLETLIENPIGWFGIPLGVAVNFCIDKKHFIIPMVIEEHSVIAGINKAAKFINHHGDLSTETLGRHAIGQIQFASLRDPVHFEKKINDKKEFFLHQVNQTVLNSLIKRGGGASDIIVRTIERPDKKIMGILHVLIDPSDAMGANRINQACEFLRELIELHTHEEVTMCILSNLSDHKITAANAVIYDIDPILGKRIEEASLFAQIDPYRAATNNKGVMNGIDAVLIATGNDWRAVEAGVHAYAARNGQYSSITKWEMREGNLYGRLEAPIQLGTVGGVTQIHPIAKICLGILGTTRADELARVVAAVGLIQNFAALNALVSDGIVNGHMKLHIKNLVLSVGAQKEEIPLLSQMLLVKLEQTHCVNETDALEILEKIRLSNSGAF from the coding sequence ATGAACAATATTGGTTTAAATAGTAAAAATATATGGGAAGGTTTTTCCAAGTTAACTAAAAATGAAAAACTTGAAAGACTCATTGAAATGGGTTTTTTGGATCCCCAGTGTGTCGATGAATTGCAACATGGAGCAACGATTAAAGAGGAGCTGCTCGAAACATTAATCGAAAACCCGATTGGCTGGTTTGGGATTCCATTAGGAGTTGCGGTTAATTTTTGTATCGATAAGAAACATTTTATTATTCCAATGGTGATTGAAGAACATTCTGTTATCGCGGGTATCAATAAGGCAGCTAAGTTTATTAACCATCATGGGGATTTGAGTACCGAAACGCTAGGGAGGCACGCAATAGGTCAAATTCAATTTGCATCTCTTCGTGATCCTGTTCATTTTGAGAAAAAAATTAATGATAAGAAAGAGTTTTTTCTCCACCAGGTCAATCAAACCGTACTCAACTCCTTAATCAAGCGTGGTGGTGGAGCTTCAGACATTATTGTTCGTACCATAGAACGGCCAGATAAAAAAATTATGGGTATTTTACATGTGTTAATTGATCCAAGTGATGCAATGGGGGCCAATAGAATTAATCAAGCCTGTGAGTTTTTGCGAGAGCTAATTGAGCTGCACACCCATGAAGAAGTAACCATGTGCATCTTGTCCAATTTGTCTGATCACAAAATCACTGCTGCTAATGCAGTAATTTATGACATTGATCCAATCTTGGGAAAACGCATCGAAGAGGCCTCCTTATTTGCTCAAATAGATCCTTATCGAGCTGCCACAAATAACAAAGGGGTTATGAATGGCATTGATGCCGTATTAATTGCTACAGGCAATGATTGGCGAGCGGTTGAGGCCGGGGTTCATGCTTATGCGGCCAGGAATGGACAATACAGTTCGATTACAAAATGGGAAATGCGTGAAGGGAATTTATATGGGCGGCTTGAGGCTCCAATTCAATTGGGAACCGTAGGAGGGGTAACGCAAATTCATCCGATTGCTAAAATTTGTCTGGGGATACTTGGGACCACTCGTGCAGATGAACTTGCCCGAGTTGTTGCGGCTGTAGGGTTGATACAAAACTTTGCTGCATTAAATGCTCTCGTTTCTGATGGTATTGTTAATGGCCATATGAAATTGCATATAAAAAATTTGGTTTTGTCTGTAGGTGCGCAAAAAGAAGAGATACCTCTTTTAAGTCAAATGCTGCTGGTTAAATTAGAACAAACCCATTGTGTTAACGAGACTGATGCACTCGAAATCCTAGAGAAAATAAGACTAAGCAATTCGGGAGCTTTCTAG
- a CDS encoding hydroxymethylglutaryl-CoA synthase family protein, translating to MNKVGFSSIGLHFPPIFLSVENLAKIRNVDPEKYTIGLGCRKISLCPKNISVVDLAVEAAKRALSRWGGTLDDIGLIAVGTECAPDMSRPLSAFVAEKLGIQGAVRSYEVKHACYGGTLAIRQALEWKLANIAPKKAALVIAADISLYKVGDPGEPTQGAGAVAFIIDTPDIAAIDPVSYPFSEPVFDFWRPEYEPFPSVNGDFSLECYKKAARTCFKALCIDKNVQFDNLFDMYKALCFHVPFPKMVKKAFADLCHSSGMDPEQCEQLFLEKVNPTMEWNSLTGNSYTASLWVSVAKTLCGLNAGDQITAFSYGSGCGAELLVLTAGKLAAESNWYEDVKKDLENRKEINAETYMQMRSRAKKETLLVESLIKG from the coding sequence GTGAATAAAGTTGGTTTTTCTTCAATAGGGCTTCATTTTCCACCAATTTTTCTTTCTGTCGAAAATCTGGCAAAAATACGAAATGTAGATCCCGAAAAATACACAATTGGGCTGGGGTGCAGAAAAATTTCACTTTGTCCTAAAAATATAAGCGTGGTTGACTTGGCTGTTGAGGCAGCAAAACGTGCCCTTTCTCGATGGGGGGGTACACTTGATGATATTGGTCTCATAGCAGTGGGAACGGAATGTGCCCCGGACATGAGTAGGCCTTTAAGTGCATTTGTAGCAGAGAAATTAGGAATTCAAGGTGCCGTGCGATCCTATGAAGTCAAACATGCCTGTTACGGTGGAACATTAGCTATTAGGCAAGCTTTAGAGTGGAAACTAGCGAATATCGCACCGAAAAAAGCTGCGTTGGTGATTGCTGCTGATATTTCTCTCTACAAAGTCGGCGATCCCGGAGAGCCCACACAAGGGGCAGGTGCTGTAGCCTTTATCATTGATACTCCCGATATTGCTGCCATAGATCCCGTATCATACCCTTTTAGCGAACCAGTATTTGATTTTTGGAGGCCGGAGTATGAGCCATTCCCGTCAGTCAATGGTGATTTTAGTCTTGAATGTTATAAAAAAGCCGCGCGTACCTGCTTTAAGGCACTATGTATTGATAAAAACGTCCAGTTTGACAATTTGTTTGATATGTATAAAGCACTTTGCTTTCATGTGCCCTTTCCAAAAATGGTAAAAAAAGCTTTTGCAGACCTATGCCATTCATCTGGAATGGATCCTGAGCAATGTGAACAGCTCTTCCTGGAGAAAGTTAATCCTACAATGGAGTGGAATTCTTTAACAGGTAATTCCTATACGGCCAGTTTATGGGTTTCTGTTGCGAAAACCTTATGTGGCTTAAATGCTGGTGATCAAATCACTGCTTTCTCCTATGGTTCAGGTTGTGGGGCAGAATTGCTGGTTCTGACGGCAGGTAAGCTGGCCGCAGAGAGTAATTGGTATGAGGATGTGAAAAAGGATTTGGAAAACAGAAAAGAAATTAATGCAGAAACCTACATGCAAATGCGTAGTCGCGCTAAGAAGGAAACCCTCTTAGTCGAATCCCTAATAAAAGGATGA
- a CDS encoding mevalonate kinase: MLDFKVCIPAKCILSGEFINNQKGYAIISPFERYKLVLKYYPNEIKTINTITGEGFNSIQIILWSVISRALELLGKECSLLTGYFELNCNIPPCNGLGFFAALYYAVAEWLVYYGLMQRSNLFEFTLKLESSLRVNSNGADIAGVMSPGLIMYLYSREIKQLHPTWHPHLYISSTQETTISDDCMQKINEMRLLEPSKAALIDEKMITSSIETRHALESNQKYRLFLLAEALNLANECYFEWGLISERVKNHIDMLKKYALACKVIEAGYGGYVLSLWKQEPTVDLPFKLYRVNI; this comes from the coding sequence ATGTTGGATTTTAAAGTCTGTATTCCTGCCAAATGCATATTAAGCGGAGAGTTTATTAACAACCAGAAAGGATATGCAATTATTAGTCCATTTGAGCGCTATAAATTAGTTCTCAAATATTATCCTAATGAGATCAAAACCATCAATACGATTACTGGAGAGGGATTTAATTCCATCCAGATTATTCTATGGTCTGTGATAAGCCGGGCTTTGGAATTGCTCGGTAAGGAATGCTCTTTATTAACAGGATATTTTGAATTAAATTGCAATATCCCTCCGTGTAATGGATTGGGTTTTTTTGCTGCTCTTTATTATGCCGTGGCTGAGTGGCTGGTTTATTATGGCCTCATGCAAAGAAGTAATTTGTTTGAGTTTACATTAAAACTAGAGAGCTCACTCAGAGTAAACAGCAATGGCGCCGATATTGCTGGAGTGATGTCACCCGGCCTCATCATGTATTTATATTCACGTGAAATTAAACAATTACACCCCACATGGCACCCACATCTTTACATATCAAGTACCCAAGAAACCACTATAAGTGACGATTGCATGCAAAAAATTAATGAAATGAGATTACTGGAACCCTCTAAAGCCGCTCTTATTGACGAAAAAATGATAACTTCATCTATCGAGACTAGACATGCTTTGGAAAGTAACCAAAAGTACAGATTATTCTTGCTCGCTGAGGCACTTAATCTTGCGAATGAATGTTATTTCGAATGGGGACTCATATCAGAACGCGTTAAGAATCATATAGATATGCTTAAAAAATATGCTTTGGCTTGCAAAGTTATCGAGGCTGGTTATGGAGGATACGTTCTAAGTCTATGGAAACAAGAGCCTACGGTCGATCTGCCATTTAAGTTGTATCGCGTGAATATCTAA
- a CDS encoding mevalonate kinase: MTFTIKVPAKCILAGEHLILERGYAIVAPFHQYSLTLSYEPSNIKATHLISAEESNSFGIVLWPAIYKAYELLQKDPNKITGSFDIKSTITPCGGLGFSAALCVAITEWIIYQGLLPRSELFQFAVELENMFHKQSSGVDIAGVTAKNIIKYFPNREICAMNIAWEPLFYISSSNESSFTGSCVKKVQELKKENPQKSEIIYEKMFQAVRLIQSALEEKNDQSLQILAQGLSIGNECFYEWDLVSPQLHNHIQQLKQYSLACKVVGSGYGGHVLSLWKKPPPSDFPIQLHPLTLNSPKKDEPASMM, from the coding sequence ATGACTTTCACAATTAAAGTACCCGCAAAATGCATTTTAGCTGGTGAACACCTTATTCTTGAACGCGGCTATGCGATTGTTGCTCCATTTCATCAGTACAGTTTAACCCTGAGTTACGAGCCTAGTAATATAAAAGCAACGCATCTTATTTCTGCTGAAGAGAGTAATTCTTTTGGGATTGTATTATGGCCAGCAATCTATAAAGCATATGAGCTATTACAAAAAGATCCGAATAAAATTACAGGTAGTTTTGATATTAAATCAACCATCACTCCTTGCGGAGGTCTAGGTTTTTCCGCTGCCCTATGCGTAGCCATCACAGAGTGGATTATCTATCAAGGATTATTACCTCGTTCTGAATTATTTCAATTTGCGGTAGAACTGGAAAATATGTTTCATAAACAAAGTAGTGGTGTAGATATTGCCGGTGTAACGGCTAAAAACATTATAAAATATTTCCCTAATCGTGAAATATGTGCGATGAACATCGCGTGGGAGCCTCTTTTTTATATTTCTTCCTCCAATGAAAGCAGTTTTACTGGTTCCTGTGTAAAAAAAGTCCAGGAATTAAAAAAAGAAAATCCGCAAAAATCAGAAATTATCTATGAGAAAATGTTCCAAGCCGTTCGCTTAATTCAAAGTGCATTAGAAGAAAAAAATGATCAGAGTTTGCAAATTTTGGCCCAAGGATTATCAATTGGCAATGAATGCTTTTATGAGTGGGACTTGGTTTCTCCCCAACTCCATAATCACATCCAGCAATTAAAACAGTATTCATTGGCCTGCAAAGTAGTTGGTTCAGGTTATGGGGGGCATGTTTTAAGTTTATGGAAAAAACCGCCTCCTTCTGATTTTCCTATTCAATTACATCCGCTGACACTAAATTCACCTAAAAAAGACGAGCCAGCATCAATGATGTAG
- a CDS encoding UbiA family prenyltransferase has protein sequence MKSMSSSFPITNFTTTLIRLIKSRIVVIYRPIFALLTYLASAGADYKISTSILVVLTVYLAGFGTYLYNDLNDFEEDSMNNEVTSFTYDVTLYRTILIVSIFCLCSALILGIYLSIYNLFIGLFSLLLAFTYSHPKIHLKTYFLIKTIATAVASVLAALVGVAASNHFSWEIWPFLALAFLISWAISPLNDVRDIKGDKISGRKTIPIVLGVKLTFLITCSAVLLSLLIATVGVYSITQTVNYSSIVLALLAGFYSFYLQLCLFNNQTDKPLMKKRLSHLQISMISMQVAALIAFIGVN, from the coding sequence ATGAAATCCATGAGCAGCAGTTTCCCCATAACCAATTTTACTACCACACTAATCAGACTAATAAAATCCCGCATAGTAGTAATCTATCGGCCTATTTTTGCTTTATTAACTTATTTGGCCTCTGCTGGAGCTGATTATAAAATATCGACCAGTATTTTGGTTGTTTTAACCGTTTATCTTGCTGGATTTGGGACTTATCTCTACAATGATTTGAATGACTTTGAAGAAGACAGTATGAATAATGAGGTGACCAGTTTTACCTATGATGTCACTTTATATCGTACTATATTGATTGTTTCTATTTTTTGCCTTTGCAGTGCATTAATCTTAGGAATTTATCTGAGTATCTACAATCTTTTCATTGGATTGTTTAGTTTATTATTAGCGTTCACTTACTCCCATCCGAAAATACACCTCAAGACATATTTCTTAATTAAAACAATAGCCACTGCTGTAGCCTCTGTATTGGCAGCTCTTGTAGGTGTTGCCGCATCGAATCATTTCTCATGGGAAATTTGGCCCTTCTTGGCCTTGGCGTTCCTGATTTCATGGGCAATTTCACCATTGAATGATGTGCGGGATATCAAGGGAGATAAAATAAGTGGACGAAAAACCATTCCTATTGTGTTAGGGGTTAAGTTAACTTTTCTCATTACCTGCAGCGCGGTTCTACTTTCTTTGCTCATTGCGACCGTTGGTGTCTATAGCATTACCCAAACTGTAAATTACAGTTCTATTGTTTTAGCGCTTTTAGCTGGGTTTTATTCATTTTATTTACAGCTGTGTCTATTTAACAATCAAACAGATAAGCCTCTGATGAAAAAGCGTCTTAGTCATCTTCAGATTTCTATGATTAGTATGCAAGTCGCTGCATTAATTGCCTTTATTGGAGTGAATTGA
- the idi gene encoding isopentenyl-diphosphate Delta-isomerase codes for MSINTLEEQNTHVILVDPQDNCIGIMDKLSAHQEGKLHRAYSILVFRKNRDLIELLLQQRAHSKYHGGGLWTNTCCSHPQPDKDLLEDATKRVLVEMGIKVTLFEVGVFQYFAELNNNMFEHEIDHVLIGYWVEQSVHPNPLEVDNYCWISIDKLQEKLAECPQVFTPWLSQVLDIALESKQFIHSFGQLKRLS; via the coding sequence ATGTCAATTAATACATTAGAAGAGCAAAACACGCATGTTATTTTAGTTGATCCACAAGATAACTGTATAGGAATAATGGATAAACTGTCTGCCCATCAAGAAGGGAAACTCCATAGGGCTTATTCAATATTGGTATTTCGCAAAAATAGAGACCTCATCGAGCTCCTTCTCCAACAGCGTGCCCATAGCAAATATCATGGTGGAGGGCTATGGACTAATACCTGTTGCAGTCATCCGCAACCCGACAAGGATTTACTTGAGGATGCAACGAAAAGAGTACTTGTAGAGATGGGTATCAAAGTAACATTGTTTGAAGTAGGAGTATTTCAGTATTTTGCCGAATTGAATAATAATATGTTTGAGCATGAAATAGACCATGTTTTAATTGGTTATTGGGTTGAGCAGAGCGTTCATCCTAATCCTCTGGAGGTTGATAATTATTGCTGGATAAGCATCGATAAGCTACAAGAAAAATTGGCAGAATGCCCTCAAGTATTCACTCCCTGGCTCTCTCAAGTTTTAGATATTGCCTTAGAAAGCAAACAGTTTATTCATTCTTTTGGTCAATTAAAGAGATTATCATGA
- the uppS gene encoding polyprenyl diphosphate synthase: protein MKMKYPSHLAIIMDGNRRWAKNRFLPAITGYIIGAKTAWNVLCTCIELNIQYLTLFSFSTENWQRTQKKQSSHLLKFIISYLSHHVERFHSKGIKIRIIGSKERLNEKLLKMLDEVEKKTAQNSRLTLFIALDYGGKWDILNATKQIVQQVLEKRLDIENLDEKDFAKFLATQEAPDPELVIRTGGEVRLSNFLLWQIAYSEIYYTPILWPEFNEEELLKSFAAFTKRQQNFGR from the coding sequence ATGAAGATGAAATACCCCTCTCATTTAGCGATTATTATGGATGGAAATCGTCGTTGGGCCAAAAACCGGTTTTTACCCGCAATTACAGGATATATTATTGGCGCTAAAACAGCATGGAATGTTTTGTGTACCTGTATCGAATTAAACATCCAATATCTTACTTTATTTTCTTTTAGTACTGAAAACTGGCAAAGAACCCAAAAAAAACAATCATCTCATCTTCTTAAGTTTATAATTTCCTATTTATCTCATCATGTAGAACGTTTTCATAGCAAAGGTATCAAAATACGTATTATTGGTTCTAAAGAAAGACTAAATGAAAAATTATTGAAAATGCTCGATGAGGTTGAGAAAAAAACAGCACAAAATTCACGTTTAACTTTGTTCATTGCTCTGGATTATGGAGGGAAATGGGACATTCTCAATGCGACCAAACAAATTGTTCAGCAAGTGCTTGAGAAACGATTAGATATTGAGAACCTTGATGAAAAAGATTTTGCCAAATTTTTGGCGACTCAAGAAGCTCCAGATCCCGAGTTAGTCATTAGAACAGGAGGGGAAGTTAGACTGAGCAATTTTTTGTTATGGCAAATTGCCTATTCGGAAATTTATTATACTCCTATATTGTGGCCGGAATTTAATGAGGAGGAATTGTTAAAATCATTTGCCGCATTTACAAAACGCCAACAAAATTTCGGAAGATAA
- a CDS encoding DMT family transporter, which translates to MGTGAILLATMFWGMTFAFIKDAVATLTPFNFLFWRFGIASVLLLLIFWQKIKFNQQTLFYGTFLGLLLAGTVIFQTIGLRYTAASTASFITGLSVILVALFESFLNKQWPSIYVVAAALIALVGVGLITLADGFTLNQGDVWVLLCAFCFAGYILFAGKASRIHQPISLTFIQAIFVCILAGVASLFTTKLAIPLQSNVWVAILFCSIFASIFAFLLQLQFQKYVSSTKAAIIFSLEPVFATITAAIYLHEQLTIQFYIGALMIFFAILLSEKRAKQKVIPQE; encoded by the coding sequence TTGGGTACTGGAGCAATCTTATTAGCCACAATGTTTTGGGGAATGACCTTTGCATTTATTAAGGATGCCGTTGCGACACTAACTCCATTTAATTTTTTGTTTTGGCGCTTTGGTATTGCCAGCGTCTTATTACTCCTTATTTTTTGGCAAAAAATAAAATTCAATCAGCAAACCCTATTTTATGGCACATTTTTAGGTCTGTTATTGGCTGGCACAGTGATATTCCAGACCATCGGCTTACGCTACACCGCTGCCTCGACTGCAAGTTTTATCACAGGACTGTCAGTTATATTAGTTGCCCTTTTCGAGTCGTTCCTCAATAAACAATGGCCCTCCATCTATGTCGTTGCTGCCGCTTTAATTGCCTTGGTTGGTGTTGGGTTAATTACGCTTGCTGATGGATTTACATTGAATCAAGGTGATGTGTGGGTTTTATTGTGTGCTTTTTGTTTTGCAGGTTATATTTTATTCGCTGGCAAAGCCTCCCGGATTCACCAACCAATCTCCTTAACTTTCATTCAAGCAATTTTTGTTTGTATCTTAGCAGGAGTTGCCAGCTTATTTACTACAAAACTTGCCATTCCCTTACAAAGTAATGTTTGGGTTGCTATTTTATTTTGCAGTATCTTCGCTTCAATTTTTGCTTTTTTGCTGCAACTCCAATTCCAAAAATATGTCAGCTCGACCAAGGCAGCAATTATTTTTTCTCTTGAACCTGTATTTGCAACAATAACAGCCGCGATTTATTTGCATGAGCAATTAACCATCCAATTTTACATTGGTGCTTTAATGATATTTTTTGCAATTTTGCTATCAGAGAAACGAGCGAAACAAAAAGTAATTCCGCAAGAATAA
- a CDS encoding tetratricopeptide repeat protein, translated as MILKKSDYNSDQLWELIIGQILEGDYTNHDLFLELLFDDDVPKNFSKMELQASSNPNAKYLSALCTPDPDIRLTLLVEAIELGNTKAMVMYATMLLEDSTTEVSKADQLDGFKLLEQAIELKDADAMFMKAIINTNTANNKYKDNKPQFDTLLSEALILLEKAIQLGNPQAMLRAAEIYSETKWGIFNLAKAISVYEKAKRCGKSDPTIEKKLSSIDSKKIAEELMELLWDDLITGQSFSSLTIGILSVHCKGKVLTRLQETPQGTSLRYLKDLRNNPTHPLCLILNDGKTDVMSPEFKSLMVHASSVANTREGFFQLFRSPLLKVKPEEVEAHLLSFIHPGSQIDRLMFLKDKNESEISSEPIDNSVLSLQN; from the coding sequence ATGATACTGAAAAAATCTGACTATAACTCAGATCAATTATGGGAACTTATTATTGGCCAAATATTAGAAGGAGATTATACAAATCATGATTTGTTTTTAGAGTTACTTTTTGATGATGACGTGCCAAAAAATTTTAGTAAAATGGAGCTGCAAGCGAGTAGCAATCCCAATGCCAAATATTTATCTGCTTTATGTACCCCTGATCCAGATATTAGGCTGACTCTTCTTGTTGAAGCTATCGAACTTGGCAATACAAAAGCGATGGTTATGTACGCTACCATGCTCCTGGAAGACTCCACTACTGAGGTAAGCAAGGCTGATCAGCTTGATGGTTTTAAGCTTTTAGAACAAGCGATTGAATTAAAAGATGCAGATGCGATGTTTATGAAAGCTATCATAAACACAAATACAGCCAACAATAAGTACAAAGATAATAAACCTCAATTTGATACGTTGCTTTCAGAGGCACTTATACTTCTGGAAAAAGCAATTCAATTAGGGAATCCACAGGCCATGTTGAGAGCTGCTGAGATATACTCTGAAACAAAATGGGGGATTTTCAATTTAGCAAAAGCGATTTCGGTTTATGAAAAGGCAAAAAGATGTGGGAAATCAGATCCCACAATTGAGAAAAAGCTTAGCTCTATTGATTCGAAAAAAATAGCTGAAGAGTTAATGGAATTACTTTGGGATGACCTGATTACAGGGCAATCTTTCTCCTCTCTAACTATTGGCATTCTAAGTGTCCACTGCAAAGGTAAAGTTCTTACTCGTTTACAAGAGACTCCTCAAGGCACTAGTCTTCGCTATTTAAAAGATTTAAGAAACAATCCTACTCATCCTCTATGCTTAATTCTAAACGATGGTAAAACCGATGTAATGAGCCCAGAATTTAAATCCTTAATGGTACATGCTTCCTCTGTAGCAAATACCAGAGAAGGGTTCTTTCAATTATTTCGAAGCCCTCTCTTAAAGGTTAAGCCAGAAGAGGTAGAAGCACATTTACTTTCTTTTATACACCCAGGATCTCAAATAGACAGGTTAATGTTTTTAAAGGATAAAAACGAAAGTGAGATCTCCTCCGAACCCATTGATAATAGTGTTTTGTCACTTCAAAATTAG
- a CDS encoding REP-associated tyrosine transposase — translation MVRYRRVYSPGASYFFTLTLLDRQSDLLTKHVDHLGNAFRTVRAKANFITHAFVVLPDHLHCIWQLPCDDSEYSKRIRLIKTHFTQALLQLNIPLKKNKRGNVNLWQTRFWEHRIRDDRDFQTHVDYIHYNPVKHGYVKKPVQWPYSSIHRFIKSGVIDDTWGV, via the coding sequence ATGGTACGATACCGTAGAGTTTATTCACCCGGCGCCAGCTATTTTTTCACATTAACTTTATTAGACAGACAATCTGACCTTCTCACAAAGCATGTTGACCATTTAGGTAATGCTTTTCGGACGGTCAGAGCAAAAGCTAATTTCATCACTCATGCTTTTGTTGTTTTGCCTGATCATCTTCATTGTATATGGCAATTACCTTGCGATGACTCAGAGTATTCAAAACGAATAAGATTGATTAAAACCCATTTTACTCAAGCTTTATTACAGTTAAATATTCCCTTAAAGAAAAATAAACGGGGGAACGTCAATCTTTGGCAAACTCGATTTTGGGAACATCGAATTAGGGATGACAGAGATTTTCAAACGCATGTTGATTATATCCATTATAATCCCGTCAAACATGGTTATGTAAAAAAACCAGTTCAATGGCCTTATTCATCTATTCATCGTTTTATTAAAAGTGGAGTGATTGATGATACTTGGGGTGTATGA